AAACATATTCAGCGTGAAGGTCTTCAGAGACTTCAGACACTTGAAAAACTCCAGCATGCTTCGAGCAGGAACCTTGGGTCTGGGCCTGGCCAGATCTCTCTACCTGGGTAGGTTACaccaaatattttacttcttagTAAGCTTCATGTAAAAATCAAGTATCTTTGAGGATTTACCAATTTAAATCAGGCTCAGGACTGAAATGATATctaatttgtcttcttttccaAGTAAATCAAGTATCTGCCCACTGATTTCTTATTGGAAGTGACAGTGATACAACATAAACAATAACATCTCTATTGATAGACTAGACAGCTTGAACATTTATACTAAATAATGAGTAGTCATTGCAGTTAGTATATTCCACtttaatatgaataataatttttttctgccttagaACTAAGATGTTTAGAGAGAATGCTACATGAAAAGGGAAGTATCTTATGTGTCTCCGATGCATATgatttgatgtttaaaaaaaggGCTTTCAAAAATACTTGACACTGATGAAAATGAGCTTTTCTTCTTGCATTCCCTGGGCTGAAAACTCCTAGGATGAAAAGATTCCCTGGTACTAATAGTCAATCTCCCTGATAGATGCCAAAAACTCATATTGAGATTCAGTGCTTGTCTCAAACCAGACCTGTGTCTCAACAAGCTTAACACAAACTCCACAATTAGACATCAATGAAATATAGTCTTGAAATCTTCTCAGAAGCTATTTAAGAGTTAATTTGCAACATAACATGTCATCCAAAGGGTGACACTTTTTACAGTGAAATTGACGCTGAAATTATTAACAttaggtatatttttatttattttatattgagaTTCATGATATTGGTAGacctataaatatttcttttcaaaaactaatttaaaaaacttttgtgaAAAATTATAATAGCTCTTAACAGGAAAATTCTAactcaaaatattctaaaagaaagAAGACCCAACAGGAGAAAACTGGGCCCCATTCTAAGGAAACTTTACATCAATGGCATATACttgctgaaataataataaactccACCTCTGCCCTCAGTCATGCTTCAGAAGAGGAGAAATTAATAATGGGTAAAGATATTAAATGTTTGCAAATTCTCTTCCTTCCCTGAGCTAATTGCACAAATTCAGAGTAGGCAGTAAATAATTGCTGTTGTTCAtgatgttcttttttgttgttaaattaaGGGTGTCTATGGAATATAAATGTCAGAATGAACAATGCACTGAGTTGCTTTGTTTGTGGCAAGCAAACAGGAAATATTTTGATCAAAGTAATCGTTAGCACAATGTTTTAAATCATAAGCTTTGCCTGCTTATAAGACATGCAGTTCTTTTTAAGTACAGTGGCAAGAAACAAAAGATAGAGGACAGATGCTGCACACAAGCAGGTCAGTTTCTCAGACTTGTATTTGATGTATTTAGTAATGTATcataacaaagaaacattgaagaTTTAAGAGACAATCTGATTGCAAGGCAGcatgttttgtttgttaaaaAAGTAGCTAGATATTGTAGgtcccagtttttaaaaaaatatgcagtAGCATAATTAATTTGCTATTTCTGTATTAACTGTAAAAGCACTCAGTAAGGTGGAATGAATTACTGGATTAAGAACCCTCACTGAAAATCATTCAAAGCATGCTAATAACAAAAACTGAAGGTAACATCCATATTTTACATTCACTTGGTACCAGCCTCTATAAAAACAAATCTATTTgtgtacattatctcatttaatttgaATAATACAGGAATACAATGCTTGGTAAAAATCACCTAGGTATTAATTGGTAGACTAAAACcaatcacataaacaaaatcacaaaaacaaaatcataaaaacatgAAGTCTAGACCAATGTCTACATAGTATTTTTGAGTAATTTTGAGTATTAATTGGTAGACTAGCACAATCAAGCAATCacagaaacaaaatcataaaaccaTACAGTTTAGAACAATGTCTTACGTAGTCTTTTTGAGAAATTTCACTTCATTGAGACTCAATTTTCTTattagacattaaaataattaccaTCTACCTATATTCTATGGTGTTCCTGCAGAATAACTATGTCAAAATTCCTAGCATAATTCTCAATACATGttactttctaaataaatattaacagcCTTCCCCACTCGTTTTTCTTTACAAGTGTAATAAATCAAAGTAATCTAACTTTGACAAATAAAAGTTGTAAGTAATAGGAATTAAATAAAGCAACTTTAACAATTTAACATGAAAAAGCCCAAGctagaaagggaaaggagagtaGGACTTCTGAAACAATACTAGAGAAGAGTCTGAGTAAAAGAAGTCACAATGATAGGACAGGACTGGCTTATTTAACAGAAGTAATGAAATATGATTTAAGTAAAGAGGATTCTGACTTTCAGAATTACactcagaaggaaaaatattgaaGTGTAGGCCTCCTCCTGCACAGCTGAAGCAACAATATGTGGTAGAAACTGataaaacaaaatccagaatACTGAAAGTGTTTCCCATTGAAATGTTGAAATTCCCAAGGATTACTAATGACAAGGTATGGGCTGGAGAAGTCACCAGTGGAAGCTAAGGAAAAGATAACTAACTGGTGGTCACTCTGTCTCATCAACTTCTTAAAGGCTGCTCTCTCTTATCACTGGAAACACAGacagaaacacacaaataaaaattgtaagtaATAAattacatgtgtatgtatgtgtgtatatatcatatgCTAATCTATGCATATAGTACATGTGAATATACATTAATATCAAATGCACATATATTCATCCAATATCATATGCTAATATAGTTGATAAAtgcataataataaaacatataataaaacaaataaatatgtattcactCAATATAAACTATATCCAATAGTGAATACATAAATTGCTCATCCAAACAGTTTTCagacttgactttttttttttttttttttgagacggagtctcgctctgtcgcccaggctggagtgcagtggggcgatcccggctcactgcaagctccacctcctgggttcacgccattcttctgcctcagcctccccagtagctgggactacaggcgcccgccacctcgcccggctaattttttgtattttttagtagagacggggtttcaccgtgttagccaggatgtgcTCGATCTgctgatccaccctccttggtctcccaaagtgctgagattacaggcgtgagccactgtgcccggccagttttaAGACTCTTAATTGTCTggtgagtttttatttctgaagtttaTGAAAACATGGGGAGAAAAACAATTAGGTTCTGAAACTTTTAAGggtttgtaaaacaaaataaactcatttcaaatgaaatatttaacaaccTAGCATCTAATAGAAACATCAATTTTATCATCCATTAATTTCCTTCAACTTTCTCAGGTAAAAGATGAAGGCAACAATACAAATGGCTTCAGGAAATCTCACATGGGTGACGGAATTCATTCTTGTGGGAGTCTCAGATGATCCTGAGCTCCAGATTCCTCTCTTCCTGGTCTTCCTGGTGCTCTATGTGCTGACGGTGGCAGGGAACCTGGGCATCATCACCCTCACCAGTGTCGACTCTCGACTTCAAACCCCCATGTACTTTTTCCTCCGACACTTGGCTGTCATTAATCTTTGCAATTCTACTGTCATTGCCCCTAAAATGCTGGTTAACTTCCTGGTTACCAAGAAAACCATATCTTACTATGGATGTGCAGCCCAACTGGGTGGATTCTTGGTTTTCATTGTGGCTGAGATTTTCATGCTGGCTGCAATGGGTTATGACCGCTACGTGGCTATTTGCAACCCTCTGCTCTACGCAGTAGTGGTGTCTCCAAAGGTATGTCGTCTGCTGGTGTCCCTCACATACCTTCAGAGTCTTATCACAGCCCTTACTGTCTCTTCCTGTGTGTTCTCTGTGTCATACTGTTCTTCCAACATCATCAACCATTTTTACTGTGACGATGTCCCTTTGCTAGCATTGTCCTGTTCTGATACCTACATTCCAGAAACAGCAGTGTTTATCTTTTCAGGGAccaatttgtttttctccatgATCGTTGTTCTGATATCCTACTTCAACATTGTTATTACCATTTTGAGGATACGTTCCTCAGAAGGACGACAAAAAGCCTTTTCCACGTGTGCTTCTCACATGATAGCTGTGGTTGTGTTCTATGGGACTCtccttttcatgtatttgcaaCCAAGGAGTAATCACTCATTAGATACTGACAAAATGGCCTCGGTCTTCTACACCCTGGTCATACCAATGCTGAACCCCCTAATTTACAGCCTAAGGAACAAAAACGTGAAAGATGCACTAAAGAGATTCCTAGATAACCCATGCCGATCACTCAAActaatgtaaatttaaaactaaaactatCCTCCTTtagtgcttttcatttttttcctgaaaactgctatttttaaaaaaaaaaaaagtggcaagaAATTGTTAGAAATTCCATTAATTTTAGTGGAAAATGTTTAATTGTTCTTATGTCAACCTCACATAcccaaacaagaaaacaatgtctataaataataaaaaataatttgcaaataatcAGTTTGTAGACATAGATAAAATGTAAGCCACtaaagggtttttaaaataattttcaaacaagGAAGAGAAAGCGTGGTAGTGCGTGTTGGAGGTATGTGGCATCATTTCTTGGAAGGTGGTCAAAACACAGATCATCCTCCTTGCAAGAGACATATTTTGTTCAGctactaaaaattatatttttagttttgtagcaTTTATCCATCAAGTTCAACTTTTGTGGAACTATTTTTatcttgtatttaaaaataaatttttatcacaGAAAAACTACACGTGGAAATAAGACTTAAGGGAAAACAGGctaacaaattttttaaaggggattttcttttttcattattctcaGTTGGTGTGTGCACCCAAAGCAAAATGTTGATGTTCACTCAAGTAAGACACACAATTTTTTTCCATCTCATCATAAAACATTTGTGTAAAGTTAATTGCCTTTGTTATGAAACTACAGTACCAAGCAGCACTACTTTCAGCATTTTCATTCAgtgtaatttgaaaaaaaattttattagacaaaaattttttaaaagaatattatctttaaaatgtcgCCAGTTCTTCAGAGTCCtcctgtttttttaaagaaagttaatAGTTACTATGAACTATATCCCTTTGCATGTAGAAGGCTACTAATGCATGATGGAGCGAGGGAGAGTAGcacttatatgtgaaataaaGGTAGTCTGGGAAATAAGTACAGTCATAATATTTTCAGGAAGGTTAGAAGCATACCCTATCCAGAGACTGTATGACTGAGATCAGTATTTCAACTTCTAACTTTAGCCTTAAAGGAGCATAATCACTGAAGCCTTAAAGTAGCAGAATCACTGAAGGAATACACACTATATAAGGAGTATTTCTGGTCTCAAGGGCAACATTGATAATAGTTCGATGGCATTTGCCTTtatgttacttatttatttgtgtatctttCTCTACTTTATGATGTGTGTACTTGGCTTCATCAACTGATATCATTGTAACCAGAGAACTAAAATTCCCATTAGAAACAATTCTTTTGGGTCTGGCTAGATGAACAGCATTGGAGTAACAGCGCTAAACTCACTCTTACATTTATACCAATGTTATGCATATTACTAAATTAGTTAAGGTAAATAAGTACTCCAGTGTTTTCTACCTTTTAATTTGGCTTACAcgtgtattttgtaaaaataatgtggtttttttttttttttttttttttttgtattcattttctattgctactGTAAGAAATCACTACAAACATAGCAGCTTGTAACAACCCAAATTTGTTATCCCACATTTCTGGGGGTCAGAAGGTCAAAGTGGGTCTCACGAGGTTAAAACCAAGATGTTTGGCAGTCTGTGTTCCTACTGGAACCTCTAGGGACaatctgttttcttgctttttccagGTTCTAGAGGTTGCGTACAGCACTTAGCTTATGTTCCCTTTCCAGCTAGCAATCTCATCACTGACCTCTGCTTCCACTGCTGTGTCTCCTCTGCCTTTCaccttcttcttccctccctcccctgtgaTTGTCGTGGACTCACACAGATAATCCATGAAAACCTCCTCATCTCATGATTCTTAATCACATCAGCAAATTCCCTTTTCAATGGAATGCGACATGTTCAGATAGGTTCCTGTACCTGTCTTATTCATTAGTGCTCAATGGTATAGTCTTACAAAAGTTGACATGCTATATATCCTTTCTACATTATTTActataaaatttatgtaaacaAACTACACACATGGCCTTCcttgaataaaagataaaaatcagttGGTTTTAAGTTTACGAaagtgtatacacatatacacactcacataaCACTTGTGGCACTTTCACTCATATGTGATGAATTAACCAACCAAGCAGACAAGTTTTTAAGGAAACAAGGTAGAAAAAGTAAATTGTCAGCTCTGGTCTATGTGTTAATCATCCCATGGGGCATGTCAGCCTAAATAAGAGAGGCTCCCTAAAAGAGAATAATATTCAGGATTACAGCATTGCAATGAGAAAGCAAGTGTCATATTAATTATGTGGgttaagagaaaaaaggaagagaaaaaggaagacaaatggTTTTATAGAGAAACGAATTCAGGAGGATTACATaatttttgagataattatctTTGGCTTCAAAAATCAGTAATAAGAGTGATACTAGTCTGAGGTTGCACAGGCAGTTGCTGGAcagatgtccttgcagaagtgtacatatttttaaggtTGTGATGGCCTTTGAGCAATGTTGTGATTTTTGCCACcatttatgatatttttgttatcAGGCATACAAGCATGAGAACCCTCTCTTCATAGCCTTTTATGGCTTTGTCAGTTCATGTGTacgtgtgtttttgtttttaaacataactccattttgattctgacaactttcacatttcccccttttaatcaaaatatttttccaaaagcaCCACTAGTAATTCATATTGTCATTAAGTTTTAATGTTTCTTGGTGCCAAAATAGACTTGTTCTGAGTTCCTAATCCCATCTCACATTAGAGAGAGTGCTTACTGACTGAGTAAATGACAAAACCCCATTAGCCATACTGAGCAACATGAGAGGTTTTGAAGGAAGAGAATCACAGGCTAAGTCTACCTGGAATTCATTATTAAGTTCAGTTCTGTCTGTTGCATAATCTTTTTGCCATCATCTCAAAAGTGCTGAGTCAGCATTGTTTTGTTAGAAATTGTATTTCTGGAAAAATTTAACGAGTGACACACACAAAGTTTAGAAGTGGAAAATACAGAGTAAAATTAACAGTAGTATGAAAGTCCCAATTTGTGTAATAGTTTTGACCCTAGGCTTAAAGACAACCAATTGAATAAATCAAATGCCTTTTATGCTGCCAAGTGAAAAAGGTAGGCCTGAGAATAGGGAGCCTCATTATAGAGTTTTATTCTGACATCATGGGAAAAGCTGCCTATGGCATTAAGACATCAACTTTTTGCCCTGGTTTGTAGTTTGACTGTCTCTGATTATGATATCAGGCGGTTTGGTAAACATTTTCTGTGGTCCATATATGAGGCAGGAGGCTTGTTCCTTAAAATTTATCTAGTTTCAGCTTATAGGGCTTTTGGAACaaaaaaagtttctgtttttagtaATTCCATAGAAAGTTGTATTGGGAGAATCTAGAAGAATTGAAAATTTAGTGTAGTCTACAGGTAAATAACACGAACTTAAAAGCAATGCAAACTGCTATAACCGAATAATGGATATATTATACCTTTGCTTTAGAAACATGACCTTTGCTCTGCCTTGATCACATAAAAATCTCAGATATAAAAACCTCTTAAGCTAGAAAGCCAAACCAAGGCAGACTTTGGATTTTGTTTACATGCTTACAATCTTAAGGTTCCTAGGCCTGTCAGGAAGTGATAATTTTTACTTAATTCCTTGTAAGGCTGGAAACTGTTGAAATCTGGCATTTTATGCAAATTTTCAAATATGACATATTTTCAGTCAAATCCATGGTAATATGACCAATATTTCTGATTGTGTCCTCCTGTAAAGATAAATCAGATTTTTACTGAAATTATGTTATTACATAGATtgtcataaaaattaagaatacttATGAATAGTTTTTGAATTGTCAAGGAATTAAATTGGGAGAGAAATCaaagggttttaatttttttcacaaaattatcCTTTACCAAATTTGTGTAAATCATCTATAGCTTAAgagataattttttcttaaatcttgaAAACAAACTACGTAAAGAatcaataatgttttaaatgttttaaataaaataataaaaacacttttcatcagttatttttattgatCTTGATTAGCAGTTTTATGAACCTATGAGTTTTATGAACCATGAGTTTTATTAATCCATAAGTTTTATGAAcctataagtttttaaaatcagagttctagacatttttatttatgtcattGCCTTTAAAGTTGTCATAAATCTGCTCAAGAATACTTGTTAGAGTCCTTTCCGTGAAAGGCAATTTTGGATTATAGCTAATTGTAAATACTTTTAGAGAAGAATTTAAAGCAATAATTGTGAATGACAAAAAGCTAGAATAGTCATGGATAAAAATCTGATGAAAGTTTttaattgacaaggaaatttatttattattattacctattacattttaaaatatcagaattatGACTGGCTGAATCACATCAAGGCTAT
The sequence above is a segment of the Theropithecus gelada isolate Dixy chromosome 14, Tgel_1.0, whole genome shotgun sequence genome. Coding sequences within it:
- the LOC112607261 gene encoding olfactory receptor 8J2; the protein is MASGNLTWVTEFILVGVSDDPELQIPLFLVFLVLYVLTVAGNLGIITLTSVDSRLQTPMYFFLRHLAVINLCNSTVIAPKMLVNFLVTKKTISYYGCAAQLGGFLVFIVAEIFMLAAMGYDRYVAICNPLLYAVVVSPKVCRLLVSLTYLQSLITALTVSSCVFSVSYCSSNIINHFYCDDVPLLALSCSDTYIPETAVFIFSGTNLFFSMIVVLISYFNIVITILRIRSSEGRQKAFSTCASHMIAVVVFYGTLLFMYLQPRSNHSLDTDKMASVFYTLVIPMLNPLIYSLRNKNVKDALKRFLDNPCRSLKLM